In a single window of the Streptomyces cinnabarinus genome:
- a CDS encoding M14 family zinc carboxypeptidase, translating into MDRYPTVADVTESARRLVSRYPGTGRLRRIGTSRAGRPILMLSVGHGPRHVLVVARPHPDEPVGGATALALAERVARGNRHSPSADPAAPADPADRLSPATDPALVTWDIVLCLDPDGAALSEGIEAATAGPGTTLEGYYGSAFRPMAAEQPEWAPIVQQQLPESQALFDVIDELRPILQCSLHSVDAGGSWVQLTRELPELALLFRKSAAELGIPLQHGTYDALYWDNPSPAIHVLPPPGSTARLAAGSENIERSTWCAPSRYGGVTAIIEVPMWATDLADDLSPHPDPVAALSDLSRLVRGGGRQVTEILDKARAFLPPADGSPPRRVLEWMADDLYDLVVASWEPLARQAAEDPQRLTRAQISALDVVARRQPLRAAGLLLRLLRTSDDSAAPGLHQELGALFTAWSADFARTLRLRWVPVRHQVEHQTRTVVAAADSALKDPR; encoded by the coding sequence ATGGACCGCTACCCCACGGTCGCGGACGTCACCGAGTCGGCGCGGCGGCTGGTCTCCCGGTACCCCGGGACCGGCCGCCTGCGCCGGATCGGGACCTCCCGCGCGGGCCGCCCGATCCTGATGCTGTCCGTGGGACACGGGCCACGGCACGTCCTGGTGGTCGCCCGGCCGCACCCCGACGAGCCGGTCGGCGGCGCGACGGCGCTCGCGCTGGCGGAGCGGGTGGCACGGGGCAATAGGCACTCCCCTTCCGCCGACCCGGCCGCCCCGGCCGACCCGGCCGACCGGCTCTCCCCGGCGACCGACCCGGCCCTCGTCACCTGGGACATCGTGCTCTGCCTCGACCCGGACGGCGCCGCGCTGAGCGAGGGGATCGAGGCGGCGACGGCCGGTCCCGGGACCACCCTGGAGGGCTACTACGGCAGCGCCTTCCGCCCGATGGCGGCGGAACAGCCGGAGTGGGCGCCGATCGTCCAGCAGCAACTCCCGGAGAGTCAGGCACTGTTCGACGTGATCGACGAGCTACGGCCGATCCTCCAGTGCTCCCTGCACAGCGTCGACGCGGGCGGCAGCTGGGTCCAGTTGACCCGTGAGCTGCCCGAACTCGCCCTGCTGTTCCGCAAGTCCGCCGCAGAGCTGGGCATTCCGCTCCAGCACGGCACCTACGATGCCCTGTACTGGGACAACCCCAGCCCCGCGATCCACGTCCTGCCCCCACCGGGCAGCACCGCCCGCCTGGCGGCCGGTTCCGAGAACATCGAACGGTCCACCTGGTGCGCGCCCTCGCGATACGGCGGCGTCACCGCGATCATCGAAGTGCCCATGTGGGCCACCGACCTGGCCGACGACCTGTCCCCGCACCCGGACCCCGTGGCCGCCCTGAGCGACCTGTCCCGCCTGGTACGCGGCGGCGGACGCCAGGTGACCGAGATCCTCGACAAGGCACGCGCATTCCTCCCGCCCGCCGACGGCAGCCCGCCCCGACGGGTGCTGGAGTGGATGGCCGATGACCTCTACGACCTGGTCGTCGCCTCCTGGGAACCGCTCGCCCGGCAGGCGGCCGAGGACCCCCAGCGCCTGACGAGGGCCCAGATCAGCGCCCTCGACGTCGTGGCCCGCCGCCAGCCCCTGCGCGCGGCGGGCCTGTTGCTGCGCCTGCTGAGAACGTCGGACGACAGTGCCGCCCCGGGACTCCACCAGGAACTCGGCGCTCTCTTCACAGCCTGGTCCGCGGACTTCGCGAGGACCCTGCGGCTGCGCTGGGTGCCGGTGCGCCATCAGGTGGAGCACCAGACGCGGACGGTGGTGGCCGCGGCGGACAGCGCGCTGAAGGACCCGCGGTGA
- a CDS encoding HesA/MoeB/ThiF family protein, which translates to MTVQGLGRPRIKPEHRAYRTVDGHLRIGSVVYGIGAEVKDPDGWLWTLVEAMDGTRSAADIVAEVSRHHPELRLPAPDIVQAMTDLTEAGYVEDAAAPPPAELSERERERYGRGMTLLRWMDLRPRESAWEPQLSLRRGRVLLIGVGGTGGAAARDLVASGVGLLHCVDPDVVELSNLNRQTLYRETDLGTSKTDAALTALRALNSDVTVTGERREVRGPADLADLLTGPSGGGSPYDVMLLAADRPAVIRRWANQVCLASGTSWAEAGYRGPLVSVGVFTPGRGACWECLRSTEIERRDLRLAPGQDEEVASPRMPWNPVNAVTAGLSGSLLAHAALALLCGVPRIDPGCRFGLNLMVPGDPIMQRSERRSDCPACGTEPVRPGAGA; encoded by the coding sequence GTGACGGTGCAAGGGCTGGGGAGGCCCCGGATCAAGCCGGAGCACCGGGCGTACCGGACGGTCGACGGCCACTTGCGGATCGGCAGCGTCGTCTACGGCATCGGCGCCGAGGTCAAGGACCCCGACGGCTGGCTGTGGACGCTGGTCGAGGCCATGGACGGAACGCGCAGCGCCGCGGACATCGTCGCCGAGGTGTCCCGGCACCACCCCGAACTGCGGCTTCCCGCCCCGGACATCGTCCAGGCGATGACGGACCTGACCGAGGCCGGGTACGTGGAGGACGCCGCTGCCCCTCCGCCCGCGGAGCTGTCCGAGCGGGAACGCGAACGGTACGGCAGGGGCATGACCCTGCTGCGCTGGATGGATCTCCGGCCGAGGGAGAGCGCCTGGGAACCCCAGCTGAGCCTGCGTCGCGGCCGGGTCCTGCTGATCGGCGTCGGCGGTACCGGCGGAGCCGCGGCGCGGGATCTCGTCGCCTCCGGAGTGGGACTCCTGCACTGCGTCGATCCCGATGTCGTCGAGCTGTCCAACCTCAACCGGCAGACGCTCTACCGCGAGACGGACCTCGGCACGTCCAAGACCGACGCGGCGCTGACGGCGTTGCGCGCCCTGAACTCGGACGTGACGGTGACCGGCGAGCGCCGCGAGGTGCGCGGGCCTGCGGACCTGGCGGACCTGCTGACCGGCCCGTCCGGGGGCGGATCGCCGTACGACGTCATGCTGCTGGCCGCGGATCGTCCCGCCGTGATCCGCCGCTGGGCCAATCAGGTCTGTCTGGCCTCCGGCACCTCGTGGGCCGAGGCCGGATACCGCGGGCCCCTGGTGAGCGTCGGGGTCTTCACGCCGGGCCGGGGCGCGTGCTGGGAGTGCCTGCGCAGTACGGAGATCGAGCGCCGCGATCTGCGGCTCGCGCCCGGGCAGGACGAGGAGGTCGCCTCGCCCCGTATGCCATGGAATCCGGTCAACGCCGTGACCGCGGGACTGTCCGGCAGCCTGCTCGCCCATGCCGCCCTCGCGCTGCTGTGCGGAGTCCCGCGGATCGACCCCGGCTGCCGCTTCGGCCTCAACCTCATGGTGCCCGGCGACCCGATCATGCAGCGCTCGGAACGACGTTCCGACTGCCCCGCCTGCGGGACGGAACCGGTGCGGCCGGGAGCCGGCGCGTGA
- a CDS encoding SRPBCC family protein, protein MARNRRLILSSPSEVWSLLADGHRYGEWVTGTQQVLDADPHWPDVGARLRVRVGLGPLTLDDICVVRICEPRRRLELEAKAEPFGAARIAMNLVPWGENTLFVLDWHALRGPGTRMHGLPVDYAVRIRNGMMLTKLARIAVREHGESDLGASQHTRSG, encoded by the coding sequence GTGGCCCGGAACCGCCGTCTCATCCTCAGCTCGCCGTCCGAGGTCTGGAGCCTGCTGGCCGACGGCCACCGCTACGGGGAGTGGGTGACCGGCACCCAACAGGTCCTCGACGCGGATCCGCACTGGCCGGACGTGGGCGCCCGGCTGCGGGTCCGGGTCGGCCTCGGCCCGCTGACCCTCGACGACATCTGCGTCGTCCGCATCTGCGAACCGCGGCGCCGTCTGGAGCTGGAGGCGAAGGCGGAGCCCTTCGGCGCGGCCCGCATCGCCATGAACCTGGTCCCCTGGGGCGAGAACACGCTCTTCGTCCTGGACTGGCACGCCCTGCGGGGTCCCGGCACCCGGATGCACGGACTCCCCGTGGACTACGCCGTCCGGATCCGCAACGGCATGATGCTCACGAAACTGGCCCGGATCGCGGTGCGCGAGCACGGCGAAAGCGACCTTGGCGCCTCGCAGCACACGCGGAGCGGCTGA
- a CDS encoding glucose-6-phosphate dehydrogenase → MINRLVILGATGDLSARFLLPALVALRSAGNLGDGFRLTGASREDWDGARYREWVTAQIERHGGHYPADTKAAVADAADYRRADVTNPAHVAAVVAGDDPVAVYLALPPALFPVVVTALHEAGLPPGSRVVLEKPFGANLSDARELNRLLAELVPEQAVFRVDHFLAMTTVQNVLGSRLANRVLEPLWNSTHIAEVDIVWDETLALEGRAGYYDTVGALKDMVQNHLLQLLCLVAMEPPITLGERDLRDRKVDVLRSVRLLTEDDVLRCTRRARYLAGRIGDRDIPAYADEEGVDPDRRMETYAEVELELDSWRWSGTTFRLRTGKALRANRKEVAVRFRSVPHLPFGHSGEAHPNVLRFGLEPEDLTFDLTGIGAHTDTLAPLSLTARMEPPHLPAYGRLLLDVLNGDPALSIRGDEAEEAWRVLTPVLTAWEKDLVPLEEYPAGSDGPTPAW, encoded by the coding sequence ATGATCAACCGGCTCGTGATCCTCGGTGCCACGGGCGACCTCAGTGCCCGCTTCCTCCTCCCCGCGCTGGTCGCGCTGAGGTCCGCGGGGAACCTCGGCGACGGCTTCCGGCTGACCGGGGCGAGCCGGGAGGACTGGGACGGCGCACGGTACCGGGAATGGGTGACCGCGCAGATCGAGCGCCACGGCGGGCACTACCCGGCCGACACCAAGGCGGCGGTCGCGGACGCGGCCGACTATCGACGGGCCGACGTCACGAACCCGGCCCACGTCGCCGCGGTCGTCGCGGGCGACGACCCCGTGGCCGTGTACCTGGCCCTGCCCCCGGCCCTGTTCCCGGTCGTGGTCACCGCGCTGCACGAGGCAGGCCTGCCCCCGGGCAGCCGTGTCGTCCTGGAGAAGCCCTTCGGCGCGAACCTGTCCGACGCACGGGAGTTGAACCGGCTCTTGGCCGAACTCGTCCCCGAACAGGCCGTGTTCCGGGTCGACCACTTCCTGGCCATGACGACCGTCCAGAACGTACTCGGCAGCCGACTCGCCAACCGGGTGCTGGAGCCCCTCTGGAACAGCACCCACATCGCCGAGGTGGACATCGTCTGGGACGAGACCCTGGCGCTGGAAGGCCGGGCGGGCTACTACGACACGGTCGGCGCACTGAAGGACATGGTCCAGAACCACCTGCTCCAACTGCTCTGCCTGGTGGCCATGGAACCCCCCATCACCCTCGGCGAACGCGACCTGCGCGACCGGAAGGTGGACGTGCTGCGCTCGGTGCGGCTCCTCACGGAGGACGACGTCCTACGCTGCACCCGCCGCGCCCGCTACCTCGCCGGCCGTATCGGGGACCGCGACATCCCCGCCTACGCCGACGAGGAGGGCGTGGACCCGGACCGCCGTATGGAGACGTACGCCGAAGTGGAGCTGGAGCTGGACAGCTGGCGCTGGTCGGGGACAACGTTCCGGCTCCGCACCGGAAAGGCTCTGCGCGCGAACCGCAAGGAGGTCGCGGTGCGCTTCCGCTCCGTGCCCCATCTGCCCTTCGGTCACAGCGGAGAAGCTCACCCCAACGTGCTCCGCTTCGGACTCGAACCGGAGGACCTGACCTTCGACCTGACCGGCATCGGCGCCCACACCGACACCCTCGCCCCGCTGTCACTGACCGCGCGCATGGAACCACCCCACCTCCCCGCCTACGGCCGGCTCCTCCTGGACGTCCTCAACGGCGACCCCGCCTTGTCCATCCGCGGCGACGAGGCCGAGGAGGCCTGGCGGGTCCTGACCCCCGTACTGACCGCATGGGAGAAGGACCTGGTCCCGCTGGAGGAGTACCCCGCGGGCTCCGACGGCCCGACTCCGGCATGGTGA
- a CDS encoding NAD-dependent epimerase/dehydratase family protein, which produces MKVLVTGATGAVGSRLVPQLVEAGHTVVAATTSEARTARLREAGAEPIVLDVLDTAAVRDAVRRARPDVIIHQATALAGNLKLRKVDRDFAVTNQLRTKGTQNLLTAAAEYGVRRFVVQSAMQVLYARTGGPVKAEEDPLDTHPAPGSEQTLAAIRFLERAVTSTPGVDGIVLRYGGFYGPGTSIAPGGEQLELVRKRQFPVVGGGGGVWSFIHVEDAAGAAVAAAEGGAPGIYNIVDDEPAPLAEWLPALAAAVGARKPMSVPRWLGRLLAGEFIVRASTEIRGASNAKARKELGWTPRYASWRQGFAELGRS; this is translated from the coding sequence ATGAAGGTTCTCGTCACCGGCGCCACCGGCGCGGTCGGCAGTCGGCTCGTGCCTCAGCTCGTCGAGGCCGGTCATACGGTCGTCGCCGCCACCACCTCCGAGGCCAGGACGGCCCGGCTGCGTGAGGCCGGTGCCGAGCCGATCGTGCTGGACGTCCTGGACACGGCCGCCGTACGGGACGCGGTACGGCGCGCCCGGCCCGATGTGATCATCCATCAGGCGACCGCGCTGGCCGGGAACCTGAAGCTGCGCAAGGTGGACCGGGACTTCGCGGTCACCAACCAGCTGCGCACCAAGGGCACCCAGAACCTCCTGACGGCCGCCGCGGAGTATGGGGTGCGGCGGTTCGTCGTGCAGAGCGCCATGCAGGTGCTGTACGCCCGTACCGGCGGGCCGGTCAAGGCGGAAGAGGACCCGCTCGACACCCATCCGGCACCGGGCAGCGAACAGACCCTCGCCGCGATCCGGTTCCTGGAGCGGGCGGTGACCTCGACACCGGGCGTCGACGGCATCGTCCTGCGCTACGGCGGCTTCTACGGCCCCGGCACCTCGATCGCCCCGGGCGGCGAACAGCTGGAGCTGGTCCGCAAGCGCCAGTTCCCGGTGGTCGGCGGGGGCGGCGGGGTCTGGTCGTTCATCCACGTCGAGGACGCGGCCGGTGCCGCGGTGGCCGCGGCCGAGGGCGGTGCGCCCGGGATCTACAACATCGTGGACGACGAACCGGCGCCGCTGGCCGAGTGGCTTCCGGCGCTCGCGGCGGCCGTGGGGGCACGCAAGCCCATGAGCGTGCCCCGTTGGCTGGGCAGGCTGCTCGCGGGCGAGTTCATCGTCAGGGCCTCGACGGAGATCCGCGGCGCATCGAACGCGAAGGCGAGGAAGGAGCTCGGCTGGACCCCGCGGTACGCCTCCTGGCGGCAGGGTTTCGCCGAGCTGGGGCGGAGCTGA
- a CDS encoding lactonase family protein, which yields MGAAGGSTGTGRAFIGSFTSAGGRGIVAAAVDPATGALTGTGVVDGVADPSYLAVGSGPVLYAVSETADGVVAAYDIAGPVPHPLGEPMSVHGQGPTHLAVAHGHLLTANYDSGSVTVLPLAADGTPRAAADVLRYEGSGPDPDRQLGPHAHQVLPDPSGRWILSVDLGTDSVRICSLDAESGKLKLQGQTALPPGTGPRHLAFHPGGRHAYVLGELDPTVTVCRWDDDAGILEPVRATPLFPDGADGAVSPSAPVVSLDGRHLWVAVRGADTIAVLALDAAGERAELVTSVPCGGRWPRDLVLHPSGRRLYAANEGSGDVTWLDVDSATGIPHRAGSLKVPAASNVVFV from the coding sequence GTGGGCGCCGCGGGCGGCAGCACCGGCACGGGGCGCGCCTTCATCGGGTCGTTCACCTCGGCGGGCGGGCGCGGAATCGTGGCGGCCGCCGTGGACCCGGCGACCGGCGCGCTGACCGGGACCGGCGTCGTCGACGGCGTCGCCGACCCCTCGTATCTGGCGGTCGGGTCAGGCCCGGTGCTCTACGCCGTCTCCGAAACCGCGGACGGGGTGGTCGCCGCGTACGACATCGCCGGTCCGGTGCCCCACCCGCTCGGCGAGCCCATGTCGGTGCACGGGCAGGGGCCCACGCATCTCGCGGTCGCTCACGGCCATTTGCTGACCGCCAACTACGACTCCGGCAGCGTCACCGTGCTGCCGCTCGCCGCCGACGGCACCCCGCGCGCCGCCGCCGATGTGCTGCGCTACGAGGGAAGCGGCCCGGACCCGGACCGCCAACTGGGCCCGCACGCACACCAGGTGCTCCCCGATCCCTCGGGACGCTGGATCCTCAGCGTTGACCTGGGCACCGACTCGGTGCGGATCTGCTCCCTCGACGCGGAGTCGGGCAAGCTGAAGCTGCAGGGGCAGACCGCACTGCCGCCCGGCACCGGCCCGCGTCACCTCGCCTTCCATCCGGGCGGACGGCACGCGTACGTTCTGGGCGAACTCGATCCCACGGTCACCGTGTGCCGCTGGGACGACGATGCGGGGATCCTCGAACCGGTGCGGGCGACGCCGCTGTTCCCGGACGGTGCCGATGGTGCCGTCTCCCCGTCGGCGCCGGTCGTCTCACTCGACGGACGCCATCTGTGGGTGGCGGTACGGGGCGCCGACACGATCGCCGTCCTGGCCCTCGACGCGGCCGGTGAGCGGGCGGAGCTGGTCACATCGGTGCCGTGCGGGGGACGGTGGCCGCGCGATCTGGTGCTGCATCCGTCGGGCAGGCGCCTCTACGCGGCGAACGAGGGCTCGGGGGATGTCACCTGGCTGGACGTCGACTCCGCGACGGGGATCCCGCACCGCGCCGGTTCCCTGAAGGTCCCGGCGGCATCCAATGTCGTATTCGTCTGA
- a CDS encoding universal stress protein, translated as MGNLVVVGVDGSSSSLAAVDEAVREARRRRGELRVVHAFSWPVRPMYAPLDPSPLNHLAHEAAQRARSLAPDVEVTEAVVTGDTVAVLEAESRAGDLLVVGPRGMGGFIGMLLGSTAASLAAHSQCPVMVVREEPADTGPVVVAVDGSPVGEKAIEFAFAEAALREAELLAVHAWLPDYAPPGTSPESAERLLAQAVAGRAERYPDVTVRHEVLSGETREALIETSRTAQLMVVGARGRGGFAGLLLGSVSQALLHHGHCPVTVVRGRA; from the coding sequence GTGGGCAACCTGGTCGTCGTAGGAGTGGACGGATCGTCGTCGAGTCTCGCCGCGGTGGACGAGGCGGTCCGGGAAGCGCGGCGACGGCGTGGGGAACTGCGGGTCGTGCACGCCTTCAGCTGGCCCGTCCGTCCCATGTACGCGCCACTGGATCCCTCGCCGCTCAATCACCTCGCCCACGAAGCCGCGCAACGTGCCCGGAGCCTGGCCCCCGACGTCGAGGTCACCGAGGCCGTGGTGACCGGTGACACGGTGGCGGTGCTGGAGGCCGAGTCGCGCGCCGGGGACCTGTTGGTCGTCGGCCCCCGCGGCATGGGCGGATTCATCGGCATGCTGCTGGGATCGACGGCGGCGTCCCTGGCCGCACACAGCCAGTGTCCGGTGATGGTGGTCCGCGAGGAACCGGCCGACACCGGGCCGGTGGTCGTGGCCGTCGACGGCTCTCCTGTCGGTGAGAAGGCGATCGAATTCGCCTTCGCGGAAGCGGCGCTGCGCGAGGCCGAGCTGCTTGCCGTACACGCGTGGCTGCCGGACTACGCGCCGCCCGGCACGAGCCCCGAGAGCGCGGAACGTCTGCTGGCCCAGGCGGTCGCCGGACGCGCGGAGCGGTATCCCGACGTCACGGTCCGGCACGAAGTGCTGAGCGGCGAAACCCGCGAGGCGCTGATCGAGACGAGCAGGACCGCCCAGCTCATGGTCGTCGGCGCCCGAGGCCGCGGCGGCTTCGCCGGGCTCCTCCTGGGCTCGGTGAGTCAGGCACTGCTGCACCACGGGCACTGCCCTGTCACCGTCGTCCGCGGCAGGGCGTGA
- a CDS encoding glycoside hydrolase family 15 protein, whose protein sequence is MHDPDPPFRPVRRRQGYLPLEDLGLIGNGTTAALVGLDGSIPWLCLPRFDADPVFCGLLDRAHGGHFTLAPEDLVEARQRYEPDTAVLTTELRSTTGLVRITDALVLRSGADLTDDAPADRAELVRSAVVLDGDVRLRMDLEPRDGAQTRVLFSGLEVRPSRRPDLRLHLRSNRPLTGLHSTHDLHRGDRLDLVLSWGRFHRHHRFDTDTMLRGTADAWRRWMRHFRYDGPEEPLVRRAAITLKLCDDWANGSLVAAPTSSLPAPIGGIRNWDYRYTWIRDAAFTVFALRRIGFAGEADAFLGWVLDAFEYSRQPRIMYAVDANPVPDEVEDAALEGYQRSAPVRWGNGAADQRQHDVYGEILDCADQWLRSGGEIQPALWAGLADLADAAGRAWREPDQGIWEVRSEGRAFTYSAGMCQVALDRAATIGERLGLPGKVAEWRASADELRRLILEGSWDEEAQTLSVHLDGGGALDASLLALPLRQVVPPDHPRMVATAKAVAERLSAGGGLLYRYLHKESPDGLPGDEGAFVLCSFWLVDNLIGQGRIDEAEELYASLCARASPLGLLSEQIDPSTGAFMGNFPQAFSHIGITASGVNLARAKAGVHA, encoded by the coding sequence ATGCACGACCCCGACCCCCCGTTCCGGCCCGTCCGCAGACGCCAGGGCTACCTGCCGCTGGAGGACCTCGGCCTCATCGGGAACGGCACGACGGCCGCGCTCGTCGGCCTGGACGGTTCCATCCCCTGGCTGTGCCTGCCGCGCTTCGACGCCGACCCGGTCTTCTGCGGACTGCTGGACCGGGCGCACGGCGGGCATTTCACCCTCGCCCCGGAGGACCTGGTCGAGGCGCGTCAGCGCTACGAACCCGACACCGCCGTACTGACCACCGAGTTGCGCAGCACCACCGGCCTGGTCCGTATCACCGACGCCCTCGTTCTGCGCTCCGGCGCCGATCTCACCGACGACGCCCCCGCCGACCGGGCCGAGCTCGTCCGCTCGGCCGTTGTCCTGGACGGCGACGTACGTCTGCGCATGGACCTGGAACCCCGGGACGGCGCACAGACGCGGGTGCTGTTCAGCGGACTCGAAGTACGGCCGTCCCGGCGCCCCGACCTGCGCCTGCACCTGCGCTCCAACCGCCCCCTGACCGGCCTGCACAGCACCCATGACCTCCACCGGGGCGACCGCCTCGACCTCGTGCTGTCCTGGGGCCGCTTCCATCGCCACCACCGTTTCGACACCGACACGATGCTGCGCGGCACCGCCGACGCATGGCGCCGCTGGATGCGCCATTTCCGGTACGACGGCCCCGAGGAACCGCTGGTCCGGCGCGCGGCGATCACGCTGAAGCTGTGCGACGACTGGGCCAATGGCTCGCTCGTCGCGGCCCCCACCTCTTCCCTCCCCGCGCCGATCGGCGGGATCCGCAACTGGGACTACCGCTACACCTGGATCCGGGACGCCGCCTTCACCGTGTTCGCGCTGCGCCGCATCGGGTTCGCGGGTGAGGCCGACGCCTTTCTCGGCTGGGTCCTGGACGCGTTCGAGTACAGCCGTCAGCCCCGGATCATGTACGCCGTCGACGCCAACCCGGTGCCGGACGAGGTGGAGGACGCCGCGCTGGAGGGCTATCAGCGCTCCGCCCCGGTGCGCTGGGGCAACGGCGCGGCCGACCAGCGCCAGCACGACGTCTACGGCGAGATTCTGGACTGCGCCGATCAGTGGCTGCGCTCCGGCGGGGAGATCCAGCCGGCGCTGTGGGCCGGACTTGCGGATCTGGCCGATGCCGCCGGACGGGCGTGGCGCGAGCCGGACCAGGGGATCTGGGAGGTGCGCAGCGAGGGCCGGGCGTTCACGTACTCGGCCGGGATGTGCCAGGTGGCCCTGGACCGCGCGGCGACCATCGGCGAGCGGCTCGGCCTGCCCGGCAAGGTCGCCGAGTGGCGGGCATCCGCCGACGAGCTGCGCCGGCTCATCCTGGAGGGGTCCTGGGACGAGGAGGCGCAGACCCTGAGCGTGCACCTCGACGGCGGCGGCGCCCTCGACGCCAGCCTGCTGGCGCTCCCCCTGCGCCAGGTCGTGCCGCCCGATCACCCACGCATGGTGGCCACCGCCAAGGCCGTGGCCGAACGCCTGTCAGCGGGCGGCGGCCTGCTCTACCGCTATCTGCACAAGGAGTCGCCCGACGGCCTGCCCGGCGACGAGGGCGCCTTCGTGCTGTGCAGCTTCTGGCTGGTCGACAATCTCATCGGCCAGGGCCGGATCGACGAGGCCGAGGAGCTGTACGCCTCGCTGTGCGCCCGCGCGAGCCCGTTGGGGTTGCTGTCGGAGCAGATCGACCCGTCCACCGGAGCGTTCATGGGCAACTTCCCACAGGCCTTCAGCCATATCGGGATCACCGCGAGCGGAGTCAACCTCGCCCGAGCGAAAGCAGGCGTCCACGCATGA
- a CDS encoding NAD(P)-dependent alcohol dehydrogenase, which produces MKAFVMKEIGQVGFLEKPVPQPGPGDAVVRTTKALICTSDSHTVQGGIGPREDLTLGHEAVGIVHAVGSEVRDFRPGDRVLVGAITPDWGDPASQNGFPSQSGAPLGGFKFANSKDGVFAEYFHVNEADANLAKIPDSVSDDMAVYCADMLSTGFMGAEKGDIPIGGTVAVLAQGPVGLMATVGARLRGAGLVIGVESVPDRQKLARMYGADEIVDFTGEDVVERILELTGGQGVDTAIEALGADVTFQTAVKITKPGGTVSNIGYFGDGEFVRIPRAEWGVGMADKTIATGLCPGGRLRMERLLRVLEAQRVDPSHLTTHEFHFDDMERAFEVSDKKLDNVVKVMITF; this is translated from the coding sequence ATGAAGGCATTCGTCATGAAGGAGATCGGGCAGGTGGGTTTCCTGGAGAAGCCCGTCCCGCAGCCTGGCCCGGGTGACGCGGTCGTCCGCACGACCAAAGCCCTGATCTGCACCTCCGATTCCCACACCGTCCAGGGCGGCATCGGTCCGCGCGAGGATCTGACACTGGGCCACGAAGCGGTGGGCATCGTGCATGCCGTGGGCAGCGAGGTGCGGGACTTCCGGCCCGGCGACCGGGTGCTGGTCGGCGCCATCACCCCCGACTGGGGCGACCCGGCCTCGCAGAACGGGTTCCCGTCGCAGTCCGGGGCACCCCTCGGAGGCTTCAAGTTCGCGAACTCGAAGGACGGGGTCTTCGCCGAGTACTTCCATGTGAACGAGGCCGACGCCAATCTCGCCAAGATCCCCGACTCCGTCAGCGACGATATGGCGGTCTACTGCGCCGACATGCTGTCGACCGGCTTCATGGGGGCGGAGAAGGGCGACATCCCGATCGGCGGCACTGTGGCCGTCCTCGCCCAGGGCCCGGTGGGCCTCATGGCGACGGTCGGGGCGCGACTGCGCGGTGCCGGCCTGGTCATCGGCGTCGAATCGGTTCCCGACCGGCAGAAATTGGCCCGTATGTACGGCGCGGACGAGATCGTCGACTTCACCGGCGAGGATGTCGTCGAGCGGATCCTTGAGCTGACCGGGGGCCAGGGGGTCGACACCGCGATCGAGGCGCTCGGCGCGGATGTGACGTTCCAGACCGCGGTCAAGATCACCAAGCCCGGTGGCACCGTCTCCAACATCGGCTACTTCGGCGACGGGGAGTTCGTGCGCATCCCCCGGGCCGAGTGGGGCGTCGGCATGGCCGACAAGACGATCGCGACGGGCCTGTGCCCCGGCGGCAGGCTCCGTATGGAACGGCTGCTGCGGGTACTGGAGGCACAGCGCGTCGACCCCTCGCATCTGACGACCCATGAGTTCCACTTCGACGATATGGAGCGGGCCTTCGAGGTCTCCGACAAGAAGCTCGACAACGTCGTGAAGGTAATGATCACCTTCTAG